The following proteins come from a genomic window of Nicotiana tomentosiformis chromosome 12, ASM39032v3, whole genome shotgun sequence:
- the LOC138903077 gene encoding uncharacterized protein has protein sequence MKEVPWFADLANLLVSGIIPDEFYSNQRNKLKRDCQDYYWDEPYLLQICTDGVIRRCVLEEHQGDILGAFHSSPYGGHHSGARTATKVLNCGFYWPTIYKDASDLVKRSVKCQRTGGISKKNEMPLTTILEIDIFDVWGFDFMGPFVSSYGNTYILVMVDYVSKWVETDWYKKHDDALWAYQIAFKKPIEMSPYRLVFGKSCHLPVELEHKEMWTLKKLKLDWDANANLRVAHLNKLDEFRYHAYEQAVALSKPQGSKPMDVATSPHSTSEGLESAC, from the exons atgaaagaggtgccatggtttgcAGACTTGGCAAATCTTCTTGTGAgtggaatcattccggatgagttctattcaaaccaaaggaataagctcaagagagattgtcaagattattattgggatgaaccataccttttacagatttgtacggatggggtgattagaagatgtgtactagAAGAACATCAAGGCGATATTCTTGGGGCTTTtcattcttcaccatatggtggtcatcatagtggagcaagaacggcgaccAAAGTTCTTaattgtggtttctattggcctactatatacaaggatgcaagtgactTAGTGAAAAGAAGTGTTAAATGTCAACGgaccggtggaatctcaaagaaaaatgaaatgcctctcacaaccattttggagattgatattttcgatgtttgGGGTTTTGACTttatgggcccttttgtgagttcttatgggaacacttacattttggtcatggtggattatgtgtccaaatgggttgag ACGGATTGGTACAAGAAGCAtgatgatgctttatgggcttATCAGATAGCTTTCAAAAAACCTATcgaaatgtctccataccggttagtgtttgggaaatcttgtcatcttccggtggaactagagcacaaggaaATGTGGACTTTAAAGAAATTAAAACTTGATTGGGATGCAaacgctaacttgcgggttgcacactTGAATAAATTAGATGAGTTCCGATACCATGCATAT GAGCAGGCTGTTGCATTGTCCAAGCCACAGGGATCTAAGCCCATGGATGTAGCTACATCACCTCACAGCACTTCCGAGGGTTTGGAAAGTGCTTGCTAG